Proteins from a genomic interval of Spiroplasma endosymbiont of Lonchoptera lutea:
- a CDS encoding ABC transporter permease, with protein sequence MKHWKWNKLFKQAFWGAFKHKIQIISLILLTIILSTTITLTWITTRWLLDGETTMNSATTPFNYSYRFNSKNSPSIQSISPTFNICTAFSKSSLAESNTSKSIKDNSTPILTIAKDKNDPTGCLLPLISESLDITEKIASNNNITIENISFKNLLKWEKINTNSLAFKNSLFGQILHKKYHDIPNNEFKILYEQYTTLVEQYINPIFAFYLFNLYKANSDKLKYPKKTTDADYFDKVKAFKEIFLRDFVNACNGDSWIRDINNETDLSSDNVPIFGGGINIFQQLTKEDYEKRFPQATNFNNKAFFKQGFKGDLGNILMNINKDNNEIIFQLTNDHINDNKDSSYLDVAKYLTLPIGGTSLRNNWDISQAIWNHHNKLVGLLSNFNVNLRQEYLFSDFATNIRYRVISINPNNDTKKNNIKIISGTYPTGANQIVINPQFAEKYNYKIDDTLKIGSYKLIITGIGGDNFTSLPVVHPINFLPNPAKEAVLFVNHQLFIRDEFIRYSDIEDISNVYLTYTGNHIANDFELFRLFLNDNFKKNNNSIETVYQKMLAYNNNPQDIQKITEDLKITSTIENSDSNNYINRGFNSLPTITRTYTWFSIIIVIFMTMLTVFATVLIIRKTVERNATQIGVLKALGYENKTIIGSYWSYALITTILAVPIGWIVGSILQIVVMKIFENFFTIPNNIFYFDIIPFLIALAINIIVILITVTITAYKQVAKNTITLLRPNSDNKPSKAISGIHKRWFAFGSFKTRFRLALASVSYKKIIIMFVTILIASFTIAIALMIPAAVRSLDDSYYGLLKYQTNAEFQQPISNIPTTRYNLYPWKGIDAQNQSLDYPITEIRPVADYYKDAPANSWKKLSDNTQNINLDNILKQIAYNYYWTGGRGISLGWLEQISKDFNNNPKLSGLLSTIICPMVNTILTTNAKINTSDNWRTCTMNAIETAVPSYIKDFLNISGRKQRLTITHNTLPYNAKEDELYTYYDANLNNVAFKTLGVKPNSDMIALKESSKYIQEKKWLDKIPAVINRAMQIKHNLKVDSIFESEVQQKQLQYMSANNKWYPAHTSFWIYRDENNSENIYNMPLDKWSINDNNSPYGWTNHYGYKENDIGDDDIAKSYRNLNEIILRLPKEEITIDNIKYPAIKDEFLKEIINAKIPTNNNKFVIEQSSDNKWWHIRAFVPFATKNKFVDEDFMTSALNLLNQSYDNPLWNIFIAILDGKTIGNKEIPKILKIDNTPIPQKVKYQVKAIHESYGELKVYINQRVANQILGFNATTSSEIYKKDPFNNEPLWFNGRLSSNPELTDVTSRYSTTSTLGDYSIASLNDNVANTVTNSELLTVKRELIKNLTTVASSIAAIFILGSISLSAIIVIMISNLLVHQFAKLMAIMKIQGYKYREINSLTLSMFIPAAIMGFIVGFISAWFICQGILWTIGIFTGFIIPLYFQWWLLPITLATITIIYTLTYIISTETLKRMNVLELVKSSDE encoded by the coding sequence ATGAAACATTGAAAATGAAACAAATTATTTAAGCAAGCCTTTTGAGGAGCATTTAAACATAAAATCCAAATTATTTCATTAATTTTATTAACTATTATCTTATCAACGACAATTACCTTAACTTGAATTACGACAAGATGACTCTTAGATGGTGAAACAACAATGAATAGTGCTACAACACCATTTAATTATAGTTATCGCTTTAACAGTAAAAATAGTCCTAGTATTCAAAGCATATCACCAACATTTAATATTTGTACTGCTTTTAGTAAAAGTTCATTAGCAGAATCTAATACTAGTAAAAGTATAAAAGATAACAGTACACCAATACTTACCATTGCGAAAGATAAAAATGACCCTACGGGGTGTTTATTACCATTAATATCAGAAAGTTTAGATATTACGGAAAAAATAGCAAGTAATAATAATATCACAATTGAAAATATTTCCTTTAAAAATTTACTAAAATGAGAAAAAATTAATACAAATAGTTTAGCCTTTAAAAATTCACTCTTTGGTCAAATTTTACATAAAAAATATCATGACATTCCTAATAACGAATTTAAAATATTATATGAACAATATACAACTTTGGTTGAACAATACATTAACCCAATTTTTGCCTTTTATTTATTTAATCTTTATAAAGCTAATAGTGATAAACTTAAATATCCAAAAAAAACAACTGATGCTGATTATTTTGACAAAGTTAAAGCATTTAAAGAAATATTTTTAAGAGACTTTGTTAATGCTTGTAATGGCGACAGTTGAATAAGAGATATAAATAATGAAACTGATTTATCTAGTGATAATGTTCCAATTTTTGGTGGCGGAATTAATATTTTTCAACAATTAACAAAAGAAGATTATGAAAAAAGGTTTCCTCAGGCAACAAATTTTAATAACAAAGCTTTTTTTAAACAAGGTTTTAAAGGCGATTTAGGAAATATTTTAATGAATATTAACAAAGATAATAATGAAATTATTTTTCAACTAACAAACGACCACATAAATGATAATAAGGATAGTAGTTATCTCGATGTTGCCAAATATCTAACACTTCCGATTGGTGGAACATCTTTAAGAAATAATTGAGATATTTCGCAAGCAATATGAAATCATCATAATAAATTAGTTGGCTTATTAAGTAACTTTAATGTCAATTTACGCCAAGAGTATTTATTTTCTGATTTTGCTACTAATATCCGTTATCGTGTAATTAGTATTAATCCTAATAATGACACTAAAAAAAATAATATTAAAATCATTAGTGGCACCTATCCTACTGGTGCTAATCAAATTGTAATTAATCCTCAGTTTGCTGAAAAATATAATTATAAAATTGATGATACTCTTAAAATTGGTAGCTATAAATTAATAATTACTGGCATTGGTGGCGATAACTTTACATCGTTACCTGTTGTTCATCCAATAAATTTTCTTCCTAATCCAGCAAAAGAAGCCGTCTTATTCGTTAACCACCAATTATTTATTCGTGATGAATTCATTCGTTATAGTGATATTGAAGATATATCTAATGTCTATTTAACATACACAGGAAATCATATTGCCAATGATTTCGAATTATTTCGACTTTTTCTTAATGATAATTTTAAAAAAAATAATAACAGCATTGAAACTGTTTATCAAAAAATGTTAGCTTACAATAACAACCCCCAAGACATTCAAAAAATTACTGAAGATTTAAAAATAACTTCAACGATTGAAAATAGTGACAGCAACAATTATATTAATCGTGGCTTTAATTCGTTACCAACAATTACTAGAACATATACTTGATTTAGTATTATTATTGTTATTTTTATGACAATGTTAACAGTTTTTGCAACAGTATTAATTATTAGAAAAACCGTTGAACGCAACGCAACACAAATTGGTGTTTTGAAAGCATTAGGCTATGAAAATAAAACAATTATTGGTTCATATTGATCTTATGCCTTAATAACAACAATTCTTGCTGTACCCATTGGTTGAATTGTTGGTAGTATTTTACAAATAGTCGTAATGAAAATTTTTGAAAATTTCTTTACAATCCCAAATAATATTTTTTATTTTGATATTATTCCTTTTCTAATTGCTTTGGCAATTAATATCATTGTAATTTTAATTACCGTAACAATTACTGCTTATAAACAAGTAGCAAAAAATACAATTACCCTATTACGACCTAACAGTGATAATAAACCTTCAAAAGCAATTTCTGGCATCCACAAAAGATGATTTGCATTTGGAAGCTTTAAAACTCGGTTTCGTTTGGCATTGGCATCAGTTTCATATAAGAAAATTATTATTATGTTTGTAACAATTCTTATTGCTTCATTCACTATCGCTATTGCCTTAATGATCCCTGCTGCTGTTCGCAGTCTTGATGATTCTTATTATGGACTTTTAAAATATCAAACTAATGCTGAATTTCAACAACCGATTAGTAATATCCCAACAACTCGTTATAATTTATACCCTTGAAAAGGGATTGATGCTCAAAATCAAAGTCTTGATTACCCAATTACTGAAATTCGTCCAGTAGCTGATTACTATAAAGATGCTCCTGCTAATTCTTGAAAAAAACTTAGTGATAATACCCAAAACATTAATTTAGATAATATTTTAAAACAAATTGCTTATAACTATTATTGAACAGGTGGCAGAGGAATTTCTTTAGGTTGATTAGAACAAATTTCTAAGGATTTTAATAATAATCCCAAACTTTCAGGATTATTATCCACAATTATTTGTCCAATGGTAAACACTATTTTAACAACTAATGCCAAAATAAATACTAGTGATAACTGAAGAACCTGTACAATGAATGCAATTGAAACAGCTGTTCCTTCTTATATTAAAGACTTTCTTAATATTTCTGGAAGAAAACAACGCTTAACAATTACTCATAATACTTTACCTTATAATGCTAAAGAAGATGAATTATATACATATTATGATGCTAACTTAAATAATGTCGCTTTTAAAACCCTAGGAGTAAAACCAAATAGTGATATGATTGCATTAAAAGAAAGTTCAAAATATATCCAAGAAAAAAAATGACTTGATAAGATTCCAGCAGTTATTAATCGGGCAATGCAAATAAAACATAATTTAAAAGTTGATAGTATTTTTGAAAGTGAAGTTCAACAAAAACAATTACAATATATGAGTGCTAATAATAAATGATATCCTGCTCACACTTCATTTTGAATTTATCGTGATGAAAATAACTCTGAAAATATCTATAATATGCCTCTAGATAAATGAAGTATTAATGATAATAACTCGCCTTATGGTTGAACTAACCATTATGGTTATAAAGAAAACGATATTGGTGATGATGACATTGCTAAAAGTTATCGTAACTTAAATGAAATAATTTTACGATTACCCAAAGAAGAAATCACAATTGATAATATCAAATACCCAGCAATTAAAGATGAATTTTTAAAAGAAATTATTAATGCAAAAATACCAACAAATAATAATAAATTTGTTATTGAACAATCATCCGACAATAAATGATGACATATTAGAGCCTTTGTGCCATTTGCTACTAAAAATAAATTTGTTGATGAAGACTTTATGACATCAGCACTAAATCTCTTAAATCAATCATATGACAATCCATTATGAAATATTTTTATTGCCATACTAGACGGTAAAACTATTGGTAATAAAGAAATACCTAAAATTCTAAAAATTGATAATACCCCAATACCGCAAAAAGTTAAATATCAAGTTAAAGCAATTCATGAATCTTATGGTGAATTAAAAGTTTATATTAATCAACGAGTTGCTAATCAAATTCTTGGTTTTAATGCCACAACAAGTAGTGAAATTTATAAAAAAGATCCTTTTAATAATGAACCATTATGATTTAATGGTCGGTTATCATCTAATCCTGAATTAACTGATGTTACTAGTAGATATTCAACAACTTCAACTCTTGGTGATTATTCAATTGCTAGTTTAAATGATAATGTTGCTAATACTGTTACTAACAGTGAACTATTAACAGTAAAACGAGAATTAATTAAAAACTTAACAACAGTGGCTTCTAGTATTGCTGCCATCTTTATTTTAGGTTCAATTAGTCTATCCGCAATTATTGTTATAATGATTTCTAATCTTCTTGTCCATCAGTTTGCTAAACTAATGGCGATTATGAAAATTCAAGGGTATAAATATCGTGAAATTAATAGTTTAACTTTATCAATGTTTATTCCGGCCGCTATTATGGGATTTATCGTTGGATTTATCAGTGCTTGATTTATTTGTCAAGGTATCTTATGAACTATTGGAATTTTTACTGGATTCATTATTCCCCTATATTTCCAATGATGACTTTTACCAATAACATTAGCAACAATTACAATTATTTACACACTGACTTATATAATTTCAACTGAAACATTAAAACGAATGAATGTACTTGAATTAGTAAAAAGTAGTGACGAATAA
- the polA gene encoding DNA polymerase I produces the protein MKKILLVDGNGLVFRAYYATAYSNSITLRANNGTPTNALLGFITMLEKILKQNYDLVLVAFDAGPKNFRYGILPSYKEKRVKTPQELLQQLPLVREFLDAYGIQWYEHPDFEADDIIATINKKAIDLNWEIEILSSDGDLEQLLSANTVIVKPKQGLSQVEIINVDSLKARWDISPNQIPDLKGLKGDASDNLPGIKGIGEKTALSLLHQFGTLENIITHQEELKTAVKEKIVNNANIGLLCKEMASLRYDVPFPKDLSSLTINTDLNRLKEFYLKYNLKSLVNRLETNNPSQDNNNKDQGKILNKWDANYNCVENALFVEMNGDNYYTSDIIGFGVVNDKGAFYLDYLVASTDELFLAFLKDEKCLKDVFDLKKVINGCKWHHIEVKGIAFDLQLAGYILNANMKVTIDNVINYFAEQTFMNDEMFYGKNQKKVVRELQEVAGFITRKAWWILHLKPLLSKKLEQQQQLELYKNIEFPCAFVLAKMEFHGIRVDMEQLEQLTKEVLKIVTQLNEEINSLAQQDVNPNSPKQLKELLFDVLKLPDLQKGSTAQEVLMQLQMQQLHPIIDKILEYRKYQKTYSTYLKGLEKYIFADGKVHTIYNQTNTTTGRLSSQEPNMQNISIHDVHQKLVRKVFVPNDSGTQVVLSSDYSQIELKVLAHMANVKELIKAFKNNEDIHSLTASKIFSINQTEVSEQQRRVAKTVNFGIVYGISDFGLSKQLMISISEAKKFIERYFAVFPEIRHYMDNTIKFCQEHKFVKTLFNRIRYIPTINDRNWVAKQAAERVAINAPIQGTAADIIKLALIKIDQQLEQNNLKSYLVAQVHDELIVEVYENELEIVKKIVNSAMNLATKLQVPLTVDINIGNNWYEV, from the coding sequence ATGAAGAAAATATTATTAGTTGATGGTAATGGTTTAGTTTTTCGAGCATATTACGCAACTGCATATAGTAATTCCATAACTTTACGAGCAAATAATGGGACACCAACTAATGCTTTGTTAGGTTTTATTACAATGTTAGAAAAGATTTTAAAACAAAATTATGATTTAGTTTTGGTTGCTTTTGATGCTGGACCTAAAAATTTTCGTTATGGAATATTACCTAGTTATAAAGAAAAACGCGTTAAAACCCCACAAGAATTATTACAGCAATTACCATTAGTTCGTGAGTTTTTAGATGCCTATGGAATTCAATGATATGAACATCCTGATTTTGAAGCTGATGATATTATTGCTACGATTAATAAAAAGGCAATTGATTTAAATTGAGAAATTGAAATTTTGTCATCGGATGGTGATTTAGAACAGTTATTATCTGCTAATACGGTAATTGTTAAACCGAAGCAGGGATTATCACAAGTAGAAATTATTAATGTTGATTCATTAAAAGCAAGATGAGATATATCCCCAAACCAAATACCTGATTTAAAAGGATTAAAAGGTGATGCTAGTGATAATCTTCCAGGTATTAAAGGCATTGGTGAAAAAACTGCTTTATCATTGTTACATCAATTTGGAACATTAGAAAATATTATTACGCATCAAGAGGAATTAAAAACAGCGGTTAAAGAAAAAATTGTGAATAATGCTAATATTGGTTTATTATGTAAAGAAATGGCGTCTTTAAGATATGATGTTCCTTTTCCTAAGGATTTATCTTCGTTAACAATTAATACAGATTTAAATCGCTTAAAAGAATTTTATTTAAAATATAATTTGAAATCATTAGTTAATCGTTTAGAGACAAATAATCCTTCACAAGATAATAATAATAAAGATCAAGGTAAAATTTTAAATAAGTGAGATGCTAATTATAATTGTGTTGAAAATGCGTTATTTGTTGAAATGAATGGTGATAATTATTATACTTCAGACATTATTGGGTTTGGCGTTGTTAACGATAAAGGAGCATTTTATTTAGATTATCTTGTTGCTAGTACTGATGAATTATTTTTAGCATTTTTAAAAGATGAAAAATGTTTAAAAGATGTTTTTGATTTGAAGAAAGTTATTAATGGTTGTAAATGACATCATATTGAAGTTAAAGGTATTGCTTTTGATTTACAATTAGCAGGTTATATTTTAAATGCGAATATGAAAGTAACGATTGATAATGTTATTAATTATTTTGCTGAACAAACTTTTATGAATGATGAAATGTTTTATGGTAAAAATCAAAAAAAAGTTGTACGAGAATTACAAGAAGTTGCTGGTTTTATTACTAGAAAAGCTTGATGAATTTTACATTTAAAACCGCTTCTTAGTAAGAAATTAGAACAACAACAACAATTAGAGTTGTATAAAAATATTGAGTTTCCTTGTGCTTTTGTATTGGCAAAAATGGAGTTTCACGGTATTCGTGTTGATATGGAACAATTAGAACAGTTAACAAAAGAAGTATTAAAAATTGTCACCCAATTAAATGAAGAAATTAATAGTTTAGCACAACAAGATGTTAATCCTAATTCTCCTAAACAATTAAAAGAATTATTATTTGATGTGTTAAAATTACCTGATTTACAAAAAGGTAGTACGGCACAAGAAGTATTAATGCAATTACAAATGCAACAATTGCATCCAATTATTGATAAAATTTTGGAATATCGTAAATATCAAAAAACTTATTCAACTTATTTAAAAGGTTTGGAAAAATATATTTTCGCAGATGGTAAGGTGCATACGATTTATAATCAAACTAATACAACAACAGGAAGGTTATCTTCACAAGAACCTAATATGCAAAATATTAGTATTCATGATGTTCATCAAAAATTAGTTCGTAAAGTGTTTGTTCCTAATGATTCTGGCACACAAGTAGTATTATCTAGTGATTACTCGCAAATTGAATTAAAAGTTTTAGCACATATGGCTAATGTTAAAGAATTAATTAAAGCATTTAAAAATAATGAAGATATTCATTCATTGACTGCTAGTAAAATATTTTCTATTAATCAAACTGAAGTTAGTGAACAGCAACGAAGAGTTGCAAAAACTGTTAATTTTGGGATTGTGTATGGTATTTCTGATTTTGGTTTAAGTAAACAATTAATGATTTCTATTAGCGAAGCAAAAAAATTTATTGAACGATATTTTGCTGTTTTTCCTGAAATTCGTCATTATATGGATAATACAATTAAATTTTGTCAAGAACATAAATTTGTTAAAACTTTATTCAATCGGATTCGATACATTCCAACAATTAATGATCGGAATTGAGTAGCTAAACAAGCAGCAGAACGCGTTGCAATTAATGCTCCGATTCAAGG
- a CDS encoding IS3 family transposase, with protein MNLLAKRKPTITNGKWHFKASSTDNREKITIINNNKNKYSVRKICKILGLLKSTYYYQTNKCTKFDVNNYEQEVISAFNKSRKIYGARKIKAVLIRKNIILSRRKIRFIMIKNNLVSKYTKLKYCNHKKTVNNDEINNVLNRQFNDKKPNEVVVSDLTYVQVGTKWHYICLLIDLFNREVIGYSAGPNKTAELVQQAFHKITRPLNKITLFHTDRGNEFKNKIIDEILITFKIKRSLSSKGCPYDNAVAEATYKTFKTEFINGKKFANLTQLKCELFDFVNWYNNIRIHGSLNYLTPVEFRKYQST; from the coding sequence ATTAATTTACTTGCGAAAAGAAAACCAACAATTACGAATGGAAAATGACATTTTAAAGCAAGCAGCACTGATAATCGGGAAAAAATAACAATAATTAATAACAACAAAAATAAATATTCAGTGAGGAAAATATGTAAGATTTTAGGTTTACTAAAATCAACATATTATTATCAAACTAATAAATGCACCAAGTTTGATGTTAATAATTATGAACAAGAAGTTATCAGTGCATTTAATAAAAGTCGCAAGATTTATGGTGCTCGTAAAATTAAAGCTGTTTTAATAAGAAAAAATATCATTTTATCACGACGAAAAATCCGATTCATTATGATCAAAAATAATTTGGTTTCTAAATACACCAAGTTAAAATATTGTAATCATAAAAAAACAGTTAATAATGACGAAATTAATAATGTTTTAAATCGTCAATTTAATGACAAAAAACCAAATGAAGTTGTTGTTAGTGATTTAACATATGTTCAAGTTGGCACTAAATGACATTATATTTGTTTATTAATTGACTTGTTTAATCGCGAAGTAATTGGCTATAGTGCTGGACCAAATAAAACTGCTGAATTAGTTCAACAAGCTTTTCACAAGATAACACGACCATTAAATAAAATAACTTTATTTCATACTGATCGTGGTAATGAGTTTAAAAATAAAATTATTGATGAAATTTTAATAACCTTTAAAATTAAAAGATCATTAAGCTCCAAAGGATGCCCATATGATAATGCTGTTGCTGAAGCAACTTACAAAACCTTTAAAACCGAATTTATTAACGGTAAAAAATTTGCAAACTTAACACAACTAAAATGCGAACTATTTGATTTTGTTAATTGATATAACAATATTCGAATTCATGGCAGTTTAAATTATTTAACTCCCGTTGAATTTAGAAAATACCAGTCTACATAA
- a CDS encoding IS30 family transposase, translating to MGYKHLGIDERIYIENQLKFKVKISEIAKNLNRSISTINREVNRNKDNNHYFSLIAQNKAENRKQLHVYFHKFKNRELVKYVQQKLLLGWSPEQIYGRIKNFHQEWIISFKTIYNWIYSGLLEKVTSKNLRRKGKKRKSQENRGKFNGKSIKERNVNNRITLGHWEGWIGNPF from the coding sequence ATGGGATACAAACATCTTGGCATAGATGAAAGAATTTATATTGAGAATCAATTGAAATTTAAAGTAAAAATTAGTGAAATAGCTAAAAATCTTAATCGAAGTATTAGTACTATTAATCGAGAAGTTAATAGAAATAAAGATAATAATCATTATTTTTCATTAATTGCACAAAATAAAGCAGAAAATAGAAAACAATTACATGTTTATTTTCATAAATTTAAAAATAGAGAATTAGTAAAATATGTACAACAAAAATTATTATTAGGTTGATCGCCTGAACAAATTTATGGCAGAATTAAAAATTTTCATCAAGAATGAATTATTAGTTTTAAAACAATTTACAATTGAATTTATTCTGGATTACTTGAAAAGGTTACTAGTAAAAATTTAAGAAGAAAAGGTAAGAAACGAAAATCTCAAGAAAATCGGGGTAAATTTAATGGTAAATCCATTAAAGAACGAAATGTTAATAATCGCATAACTCTTGGCCATTGAGAAGGTTGGATTGGCAACCCTTTTTAG
- a CDS encoding helix-turn-helix domain-containing protein — MGYKHLGIDERIYIENQLKFKVKISEIAKNLNRSISTINREVNRNKDNNHYFSLIAQNKAENRKQLHVYFHKFKNRELVKYVQQKLLLGWSPEQIYGRIKNFHQEWIISFLNCKYKWDSFLK, encoded by the coding sequence ATGGGATACAAACATCTTGGCATAGATGAAAGAATTTATATTGAGAATCAATTGAAATTTAAAGTAAAAATTAGTGAAATAGCTAAAAATCTTAATCGAAGTATTAGTACTATTAATCGAGAAGTTAATAGAAATAAAGATAATAATCATTATTTTTCATTAATTGCACAAAATAAAGCAGAAAATAGAAAACAATTACATGTTTATTTTCATAAATTTAAAAATAGAGAATTAGTAAAATATGTACAACAAAAATTATTATTAGGTTGATCGCCTGAACAAATTTATGGCAGAATTAAAAATTTTCATCAAGAATGAATTATTAGTTTCCTGAATTGTAAATATAAATGGGACAGTTTTTTAAAATAA
- a CDS encoding IS30 family transposase: MYKYLTIESIIAIKEYKSYGFSIRKIAKAIDYSKSTVHRVCKLLNQNLLPLEILNQVQKNKQNAGRKLIILTLTEINTINHLLITKNYALDIIADFLKKNKIKNISTKTLYNMFKTNRMGFDEKNLLRKGKNKPHKQKETRGRINNCKSIHERNLIIPNIKNIQEFGHLEGDTIVGKDHKSSIITLADIWSKTTIPLKTKNHKAESITQSIIKFISKLIPGTIKTITFDRGKEFSKWKLIEKNCNVKIYFADAGKPCQRGLNKNNNGILRRYLPKSTDLSSYKQKDLNSIAFQINSTPRKSLSYKRPIDLIQLF, encoded by the coding sequence ATGTATAAGTATCTGACTATTGAATCAATAATAGCAATAAAAGAATATAAAAGTTATGGATTTTCTATTCGTAAAATAGCAAAAGCAATTGATTATAGTAAATCAACTGTACACAGAGTTTGTAAATTATTAAATCAAAACTTATTACCATTAGAAATATTGAATCAAGTTCAAAAAAATAAACAAAATGCAGGTAGAAAATTAATAATTTTAACTTTAACAGAAATTAATACTATCAATCATTTGTTAATTACTAAAAATTATGCTCTTGATATAATTGCTGATTTTTTAAAGAAAAATAAAATAAAAAATATTTCAACAAAAACTTTATATAACATGTTTAAAACAAATCGAATGGGTTTTGATGAAAAAAATTTATTGAGAAAAGGCAAAAATAAACCTCATAAACAAAAAGAAACTAGGGGCAGAATTAATAATTGTAAATCTATTCATGAAAGAAATTTAATCATTCCAAATATTAAAAATATACAAGAATTTGGCCATTTAGAGGGAGATACTATCGTTGGTAAAGATCATAAAAGTTCTATTATTACTTTAGCTGATATATGATCAAAAACCACAATTCCTTTGAAAACTAAAAATCATAAAGCAGAAAGTATTACACAAAGTATAATAAAATTTATTTCAAAATTAATACCAGGAACAATTAAAACTATTACTTTTGATCGTGGTAAAGAATTTAGTAAATGAAAATTAATTGAAAAAAATTGTAATGTTAAAATTTATTTTGCAGATGCCGGCAAACCTTGTCAAAGAGGTTTAAATAAGAACAATAATGGTATTTTAAGAAGATATTTACCAAAATCTACTGATTTATCTTCATATAAACAAAAAGACTTAAATTCTATAGCATTTCAAATTAATTCTACACCCAGAAAATCATTATCTTATAAAAGACCAATAGATTTAATACAATTATTTTAA
- a CDS encoding IS30 family transposase: MYKYLTIESIIAIKEYKSYGFSIRKIAKAIDYSKSTVHRVCKLLNQNLLPLEILNQVQKNKQNAGRKLIILTLTEINTINHLLITKNYALDIIADFLKKNKIKNISTKTLYNMFKTNRMGFDEKNLLRKGKNKPHKQKETKGRINNCKSIHERNLIIPNIKNIQEFGHLEGDTIVGKDHKSSIITLADIWSKTIIPLKTKNHKAESITQSIIKFISKLIPGIIKTITFDRGKEFSKWKLIEKNCNVKIYFADAGKPCQRGLNENNNGILRRYLPKSTDLSSYKQKDLNSIAFQINSTPRKSLSYKRPIDLIQLF; encoded by the coding sequence ATGTATAAGTATCTGACTATTGAATCAATAATAGCAATAAAAGAATATAAAAGTTATGGATTTTCTATTCGTAAAATAGCAAAAGCAATTGATTATAGTAAATCAACTGTACACAGAGTTTGTAAATTATTAAATCAAAACTTATTACCATTAGAAATATTGAATCAAGTTCAAAAAAATAAACAAAATGCAGGTAGAAAATTAATAATTTTAACTTTAACAGAAATTAATACTATCAATCATTTGTTAATTACTAAAAATTATGCTCTTGATATAATTGCTGATTTTTTAAAGAAAAATAAAATAAAAAATATTTCAACAAAAACTTTATATAACATGTTTAAAACAAATCGAATGGGTTTTGATGAAAAAAATTTATTGAGAAAAGGCAAAAATAAACCTCATAAACAAAAAGAAACTAAGGGCAGAATTAATAATTGTAAATCTATTCATGAAAGAAATTTAATCATTCCAAATATTAAAAATATACAAGAATTTGGCCATTTAGAGGGAGATACTATCGTTGGTAAAGATCATAAAAGTTCTATTATTACTTTAGCTGATATATGATCAAAAACCATAATTCCTTTGAAAACTAAAAATCATAAAGCAGAAAGTATTACACAAAGTATAATAAAATTTATTTCAAAATTAATACCAGGAATAATTAAAACTATTACTTTTGATCGTGGTAAAGAATTTAGTAAATGAAAATTAATTGAAAAAAATTGTAATGTTAAAATTTATTTTGCAGATGCCGGCAAACCTTGTCAAAGAGGTTTAAATGAGAACAATAATGGTATTTTAAGAAGATATTTACCAAAATCTACTGATTTATCTTCATATAAACAAAAAGACTTAAATTCTATAGCATTTCAAATTAATTCTACACCCAGAAAATCATTATCTTATAAAAGACCAATAGATTTAATACAATTATTTTAA